TTGTGCTGAGCGAATTCCTAATAGTTTCGTCTTTCACGGCAATCTTGATTATAAACCAAACCAAGAAGCTATAGTTTATATGAGTGGTGTCCTCAAAAAGGAGAGTCCCTCGGCCACACTTTATGTCGTAGGGAGAGGTGAACCTGGAGTTTGTCTTACTCTTGATAATGTTGAAGTTGTTGGTGAAGTGTCTGACATTGCTCAAGAGCTTTGCAAATATGAAAAGTACCTTATATTAATGACTTCTGGTACAGGGGTTAAAAATAAGTTGCTTGAGGCATTAAGTTGTGGGTGCAATGTTATTGCAAATGAGCTTGCTATCAACGGTATTGAGCCTGTAGCTCAACTAAGAGAAGTCATCCAGATATATGATGGAACAAATGAAATTAGTTCGACATCATCAAATATAAGTAAAAAAAAGTTCTAGAGGGTATATAGAAAAATATCATGGATGGAAATTGTTTACTGAGCAGTTTTACTCAATTTATGAAAAGATTATCTCTGCAAGCAAGTAATAAAGATTATAATATTTTATTTCTTTCTGCGTCTATCTCATTATATGGAATTAGCTTTTTTGGAGTTAGCCCAATTACAATAGGACTGGTTGTATTTAATATTTTAAGCTATCGAGAGATTTCTTGTTGGATTAAAAATGCGACATATAATAGCTCTATGCTTCTTTTTTTAATCTATGCAACTTTAGTATGTATCTCATTTGTTTTTTTTCTATTGATAAATCTGTATCAATAGAAGAAATATTTACCCTTTTTAACTGCATGCTATTGATTATTGCGCTGAGCTATTATGATAAACGCCGTGTTATTTTAATTCTAACGGTGGCGCTGTTTTTTAGAAGTGGCTATGAGATCGTAAGTATGTTTCTAAATCCTGATGAATGGTTAGGATTAACGCAACATGATGTCAGAATGGCAGCAACAAGTTTAGGTGGCGATCCAAATAACCTCGCATTAATGATCGTCGTGGCTATTGTTTTTTCACTCTATTACTGCAAAGGAGTATTTAGAGTAATACTCCTTTCTGTTTTCACTTTGCATTTTTTTGCACTTTATTCTCGAGGTGCATTTTTATCTATACTCTGTGCATTGTTTGTTTGGTTCATTTTCCGAAAGCAGTATAAGAATATAGTATTTTTGATAACCTGTTTCTGTGCTGTTGCGCTGCTTGTTTGTGTGCTATATAAAATGGATTATGTGCACTTCAATTTAACAAGCTTTACTTTTTCGGATAGCTCAAGTAACACTAGATTAATGTACTGGCATAAAGCGCTTCAGTTTAATGATTTGAAGAGTTTACTGATAGGTTATGGACCCAAAAGCTCACTTTCGCACTATGGGCATATGATCCATAGTAGTTGGGTTGCAAGGTTAAATGAAGTTGGTCTGTTTGCGTTTACAACATATATGTTGTTGCATCTCACTGCTATTATAAGGCTGTACCTTGCGAAATCCCCTATAGGTATAATGCTAATGACATTGTTTGTGGGTAGCATGTTTGTTGATTTTCACTATAACATTGTTCTTTGGATGATTTTGGCTTTGGCCTATCAACCCTATTTTTTTCCTTTTGATCAAAATGGTATCTACGATGAAAAAGATTAATATTGCCTTTGTTAATATAATGGATTGCTATAGTGGTGGA
This is a stretch of genomic DNA from Vibrio panuliri. It encodes these proteins:
- a CDS encoding O-antigen ligase family protein; translation: MYLICFFSIDKSVSIEEIFTLFNCMLLIIALSYYDKRRVILILTVALFFRSGYEIVSMFLNPDEWLGLTQHDVRMAATSLGGDPNNLALMIVVAIVFSLYYCKGVFRVILLSVFTLHFFALYSRGAFLSILCALFVWFIFRKQYKNIVFLITCFCAVALLVCVLYKMDYVHFNLTSFTFSDSSSNTRLMYWHKALQFNDLKSLLIGYGPKSSLSHYGHMIHSSWVARLNEVGLFAFTTYMLLHLTAIIRLYLAKSPIGIMLMTLFVGSMFVDFHYNIVLWMILALAYQPYFFPFDQNGIYDEKD